The nucleotide window ATATATTGTATCACTCTATTTATTTTTTCTTCCTCTTCTGTGACCAAATGGGTGCCTCCTAGAAAGGTATGGATATTTTTATTGGTTCTTTGGATGACGGTATCTAGGATATTAACGATGCCCACATGGGAACAGCCTACTAAAAGGACGAACCCTTCTTTGGATGGTATTCCCAAAGAAATTTCATCAAGAAAAAGATCTTTTTTATATTTATTTTTCTCTTTGATGAACATGTTTTGGTTACTATTTTCAAATTCCTCATTTCTATGGAAATTGGTAAATGCAATAAGATTTTCTGTAATATTCATGCTATTCTCTTGGATATACTCTACCGGGATATGATTGCTCCTTAAAAAATCTTCATCAAAATCATTTCCTACATACTCATAATCTTCTTGATGCAAATTATATTTTTCATGAAAGAAGCCCTTGCCCACATATAGCTTGATCTTGGGATTGATCTCCTGGATCAATCTAACAAATCCCCCACTATGATCATAATGGCCATGACTGAGAATGGCATAGTCTAAATCCTTTAGATCAATATTCAATTTCTTTGCATTATCTATAAACTTTCCACTCTGACCTGTATCAAATAAGATGTTTTTTCCGTCTATTTCAATATACATGGATAATCCATGTTCAGTATTCAGTTCCTCTTTCCCACCAGATTTATTCTCTATTAATGTGGTTATGTTCATTTGGCTCACCTCTAGAATTAGTATTGCCAAATGGCTAAATTTTTCATCAGGTTTTTCCTATATAAAAGGTCCCATGAATGATCATGGAACCCCTGATAAGTTAAGATTTAGTTTCAATTCTTACATAAAGCTTTAATATCTCTGTTAAGATGAGCTTATCCATATATACTCTGTATTCTTTATCTTCTATTTTAAAAATTCTTTTATCAATCACTTCTACTAATATTTCTGTATCAATGGTTTTTATTTCTTTTCCAAATAATGCATTATATTTTTCTCTGATGGTTTTTTCAATGGTGATCTTGTCCATTTCATTCATTTCTTCCTCATGAATGAGCTCAATCTCGATGTCTTGAAGGACAATATTTTGGGCATTGATGGAGTCCTCTAATTTATTTAGCTTAATATCTTTTTCTTCTATAATATTTGTCAGGTTTTCTATTGTCTCATAATGTTTATCCATTCTATGGCTAATAAGAAGGGTGAAGGAAAGGGTACCTACTAAAATACCTATGAATAATCCTGTAGTAAAACTAATCATCCATCCAAGATTCTTCTTTTTTATTTTCCCCATAGTTCACTACACCTTTGAATAAGTCGAATAAAGCTATATCCTGCATTTGCTCCTAATAGTGCGATAAATATATAGATGATTTGTTTTATAAAGGCTTTTATTTCTCCCTCAAATAACCCTTTATCAAGTACAGAAAAGGAAGAAATACTCCCGCCCAGGGCTATGGCCATAGCCCATGTTTTAATGGAGCTTGCCATGTTCATCATGGCCCTGACCGGAGGAGTATCGGTGATAATTGCACTTATCCCGGCAAATAGACTCCCACCTAATACCACACCAAAAGCAATAAAAAAGATTTGCACTATGTTCATGATAAAATTAGGCATATGATCACATCCAATAGTAAAGTATATGATCGTGCCCAGGAGTTAATGATATTGTGTTAAGTTAGAAGTTTATTTAACTTTCACCCAGCGGTTTAAATTACTTCATTAGCTGGCTGCCTGATCTTTGTATGATGGGTTTATTCTCCTAGCTTTTATTCACTGCATATATCCACCCATATGCCCTTTGTGATTTCGGCTAGATAATCTACTCCCACTTTTACACAGGTATTGACTCCTCCTGCTGCAGGATAGACAAAGTCAAATGCTTTTAAGGATGTATCCAGATAGATATCTAAGGGCTTAATGAGTCCCAATGGACATACACCTCCCACTGGATGACCTGTGGCTTCTTCTATATCTTCCGCTTTAATAAATTTAGCTTTTTCTGTAAAGTAGTCTTTAAATTTTCGATTATCTATTCTTCCATCTCCTTTAACCACAATCAATATGTCCCTCTCCTTCAGCCTTAGAGCCATAGTCTTTGCGATCATGGCTGGTGCAATTCCTAAAGCTTCTGCTGCTAATTCCACTGTTGCAGTACTGGTATCCATCTCTATGAGATCTAGAGTGAACCTCTCACGACTAAAGTCGCGAGCTTCTAGCATCACTACTAGAGTTTCCTGCTTCTTGGACCGACCTTACTGCATCGCATTCTCCACAGGCGTTAATTCGGATAGTTCCTACCCTAGATTTATCATTTCTTATGCTGATGCTAATATTCTAAGTCCTTCTTGTAGTATATTCCTGCTAGCATTTATATCTCTATCGTGATGGCTCCCGCAATTCTTGCAAACCCATTCTCTAACCAAAAGATCCTTGGTTTCTATGTTCTTATATCCACACTCCGAACATAATTGACTTGATGGAAAGAATTTATCAATTTTGATATAATCTCTACCATACCAGTTTGCTTTATATTCTAGCTGTCTAGTAAATTCAGACCAAGATACATCGGATATTGCCTTTGCTAATTTGCGATTCTTAATCATTCCACTCACATTTAAATCTTCACTAACTACAATTTGGTTTTCATTAATAATCTGTGAAGATAGTTTATGTAAAAAATCTTTTCGGGTGTCTGATATCTTTTCGTGAAGCCTTGCTACCTTGACTCTCATCTTGCTTCTATTCTTACTTCCTTTTTGCTTCTTGGATAATTGCCTTTGTAGTTTAGTTAGTTTCCTTTCATATTTATATAGGTTTCTAGGATTAGAAATCTTGTTTCCATTGCTATCTATTAGAAAATCCCTAATACCTAAATCAACTCCTATGTTCTTATGGGTCTTAGGCAATTCTTTTATCCGGGTATCCACAAGAATACTCACAAAATGTCTCCCACTTGGACTTTGAGATACTGTTACAGACTTGATTTTTCCATCAAATTCCCTGTGGACTTTAGCTTCTACCCATTTTAGCTTTGGTAGTTTAATTCTGTTTTCTGCAAAGTTTACTTCTATATTCTTGTTTGTAAAGTTGGTTGTATAGCTAAATTGATTGCTATGCTTACTCTTGAATTTAGGAAATCCTGTTTTATCTCTTCCCTGTTTAATTCTTCTAAAGAAATTTTGATAAGCAGTATCTAAATGATAAACAGCATTGGTTAAGGCGAACTTATCTACTTCCTTGAGCCAGATAAATTCTTTCTTTAGCTCTCTATTTAAATGGTTATTACAATCTATTTTCGACAGAGTTTCTTTCTTCTCTTCGTACAGTTTTACCTTTTTATCTAAATAGTAGTTATACACAAACCTAGTACATCCAAAAGTTTTTGCTAATTGCTTTTTTTGCTCGTCCTTTGGATATATTCTATATTTATAGCTCTTTAGCACCAAAGTTCGCCCCACCTTTCCTATTTAGTTTTTTGATCTCTTACATACTCTCTTATTTGTTTTTCTGTGTTCTCTGATACAGTAGCTACAAAATAGCTAGGATTTCATTTCTAGTATTGTGAATTGATTGCTTTGGCTATTTGCTTTATTATTTCTTTAAGATTAGACTCTATCTTTCCTTGCAATATCTCATGCCTATACTTCGTACACCAGACGATATGATACTGGATAGTATAAATATATCCTCTTCCATAAGTAACCTTTCCCCTATGTCACCAACCTTTAGAAACATCATAACATATGGATTTATATCATTCTATACTGTATATGCTTTTTTAGCTCAATTTTTATCAACATATGTCCCCACTAACTCACGACTGAAGTCACGAGAATGCGTGGTGGCAGTTTCAATATGTTTTTTTACGCTTTCTATAGTCACTTTTTACAGCTCCCTTATCTCAAACTCTCTATTTGTTCAATATTTCTTCCCATTCCTCTTCTTTAAAACCTACTAAAACCTTATCTTCTCCTATTAAAATTGGTCTTTTCACTAGCATTCCATCGGTAGCTAATAGTTTTATTATTTCGTCCTGGGACATATTCTCTAATCTATCCTTCAATCCCAGTTCTCGATAGATTTTTCCTCTACTATTGAAATAATTCTTTATAGGGTAATGGCCTTTGTCTATCCAGCTTTTTAATTCTTCTTCTGTAGGATTTTCTGTTTTGATATTCCGCTCATGATAGGAAATACTGTGTTTATCTAGAAAACTTCTAGCTTTTTTACAAGTACTTCATCCCGTATAACAGATAAATAAGCAATCCATTTTTTGTTATCCTCCTTTGTGTAAATTCATCTTTTAAAGAACAAAACTAAAGTTCCTTTTTCATTTCAATAAATTCATATACACTTCCATTTGTTGCTTGTTCATAAATTTTTGTCTGCCTGAATCCAACTTTCTCATAAACTTTTTTTGCCCGGTGGTTAAATGAGGCAACACCCAATCGAATAATTTTAGCTGAATGATTTTTATAAATATAGTTAAGAATTTCTAGCAGAAATTTCTGTCCTAATCCCTTCCCTGTTAATTCTGGTTTTATCCCTAGACCCATATCTACAATATCATCACTATCTGAAGCTTTCTCTACAACAAAAAAACCAAATAACTTATTCTCTTTAATAACCTGAAAATAGTTATTCTTTCTTAGGTTTGGAGTAATTATTTCCTTATAATCCTCTGGATCAGAAGTCATATTGTAGAATTCATAAACCCCTGGATATTTCCATTCATTTGCAATGACCTCAGCATTATTCTGACTAAGTCTTTGAATATCAAAAGTCATAGTGTCCACTCCTTTCTCTTAGCCTTGTTAATGCATCAATAGTTTCATCTTTATACAGTCATCATCACCTCTAGTATTTTTCAAAGCCGGTCAGATAAAGATTCCTATTTTATTGTACCATATTCCTTCTCTATACTTCCTCAATGCAATCTCCTTATGATAATGGGAAAATTATTAAATAAGAATTAATTATTCTGTAGTTTATTTTTCATGTTACAAAGATTCAAATACTATAAGAATAATAAAGGACTATAGATAATCTTTTTTATTTTCCTTAGGAGAAAACCCAGTTCTTTAAAGAGCAAAATTTGTTGTAATGTTTTAAGGTTTTCTTCTAAGTATAGTCGATAGCCAGAGCGGATAATTTCTTTTGGAGTCACAATCCAATCTGGTCATAATGGTGCAGTGTACGAGTACTAATCTCGATTAAATCAACCACCTCTTTTACTCTCATTAACAGCTTTTAGCACCTCCTTCATTTAGTACTATAAAGCACTACGCTACGTAAGAGTCAATAAAAATACTATTTATAGAAGCTTCTTTGTCACTCAAGCTGTTAAAGACTTTTTTATTAGAGGCATAAAATGTAAATCGTAATATCAGATTTGTTTGAAAATATTCTTCATAGGTTACTCTATTTTTTGTACTTTTTAAATATTGCACTTAATTTTATAATTTATCATATAAAAAAGAAAAAAGTGTGGCAAGAACACCCCACCTTTTCTATTTAAAACCACCCCACCATTTATTAAATTTTCAATTTCACTTTTAAGGGGGGGCGGTTCATCTTGTACTACCTATGCCCTTTATCGCCTAT belongs to Irregularibacter muris and includes:
- a CDS encoding MBL fold metallo-hydrolase, whose protein sequence is MAILILEVSQMNITTLIENKSGGKEELNTEHGLSMYIEIDGKNILFDTGQSGKFIDNAKKLNIDLKDLDYAILSHGHYDHSGGFVRLIQEINPKIKLYVGKGFFHEKYNLHQEDYEYVGNDFDEDFLRSNHIPVEYIQENSMNITENLIAFTNFHRNEEFENSNQNMFIKEKNKYKKDLFLDEISLGIPSKEGFVLLVGCSHVGIVNILDTVIQRTNKNIHTFLGGTHLVTEEEEKINRVIQYIQEKDIQVVGACHCTGKNGETMLREQLGEKFKNNRTGNLFTIENI
- a CDS encoding YtrH family sporulation protein; this translates as MPNFIMNIVQIFFIAFGVVLGGSLFAGISAIITDTPPVRAMMNMASSIKTWAMAIALGGSISSFSVLDKGLFEGEIKAFIKQIIYIFIALLGANAGYSFIRLIQRCSELWGK
- the tnpB gene encoding IS200/IS605 family element RNA-guided endonuclease TnpB produces the protein MLKSYKYRIYPKDEQKKQLAKTFGCTRFVYNYYLDKKVKLYEEKKETLSKIDCNNHLNRELKKEFIWLKEVDKFALTNAVYHLDTAYQNFFRRIKQGRDKTGFPKFKSKHSNQFSYTTNFTNKNIEVNFAENRIKLPKLKWVEAKVHREFDGKIKSVTVSQSPSGRHFVSILVDTRIKELPKTHKNIGVDLGIRDFLIDSNGNKISNPRNLYKYERKLTKLQRQLSKKQKGSKNRSKMRVKVARLHEKISDTRKDFLHKLSSQIINENQIVVSEDLNVSGMIKNRKLAKAISDVSWSEFTRQLEYKANWYGRDYIKIDKFFPSSQLCSECGYKNIETKDLLVREWVCKNCGSHHDRDINASRNILQEGLRILASA
- a CDS encoding MerR family DNA-binding transcriptional regulator — protein: MRVKEVVDLIEISTRTLHHYDQIGL
- a CDS encoding MerR family transcriptional regulator encodes the protein MTPKEIIRSGYRLYLEENLKTLQQILLFKELGFLLRKIKKIIYSPLLFL
- a CDS encoding GNAT family N-acetyltransferase, with the translated sequence MTFDIQRLSQNNAEVIANEWKYPGVYEFYNMTSDPEDYKEIITPNLRKNNYFQVIKENKLFGFFVVEKASDSDDIVDMGLGIKPELTGKGLGQKFLLEILNYIYKNHSAKIIRLGVASFNHRAKKVYEKVGFRQTKIYEQATNGSVYEFIEMKKEL
- a CDS encoding YbaK/EbsC family protein; translation: MLEARDFSRERFTLDLIEMDTSTATVELAAEALGIAPAMIAKTMALRLKERDILIVVKGDGRIDNRKFKDYFTEKAKFIKAEDIEEATGHPVGGVCPLGLIKPLDIYLDTSLKAFDFVYPAAGGVNTCVKVGVDYLAEITKGIWVDICSE